The following coding sequences are from one Caballeronia sp. Lep1P3 window:
- a CDS encoding ParB/RepB/Spo0J family partition protein: MTSKKEEAARLAAAALDPALMPRLERRTPRIAMNRVTDFTGELEKVERDLSEAQRRLALHDGALPTRKLTADSIKASKFANRIEGSFEGPSFETFKQEILSAGGNVQPIKVRRIGPNYEVVFGHRRHRACLELGLPVLAMIQEDMSDKDLFEEMSRENEQRKDLSAYELAMHYRRGIDLKLYRNWSEIAAVLGKTKSLMSRYSALAELPDAVVDAFRSPSDIQPKWAEKLRQVIDVDSAAVISAAKAVAGKSLPPKAIYEALINRSAQKFTRVNFSFGTWNETDKKATIDIDKSTLGPEKLESLRAFLASLQSESSPG; encoded by the coding sequence ATGACAAGTAAGAAAGAGGAGGCGGCCCGACTCGCCGCTGCGGCCTTGGATCCGGCACTCATGCCACGTTTGGAGCGTAGAACGCCGCGAATCGCAATGAACAGAGTCACGGATTTCACGGGAGAACTCGAAAAGGTCGAAAGGGACCTGAGCGAGGCACAAAGGAGACTTGCGCTTCATGATGGTGCGCTCCCGACACGGAAACTCACAGCAGATTCGATCAAAGCGTCGAAGTTTGCCAATCGAATCGAGGGTTCGTTTGAAGGACCTTCATTCGAAACATTCAAGCAAGAGATCTTGAGCGCGGGCGGAAACGTACAGCCAATCAAGGTGAGACGAATCGGCCCGAACTACGAAGTTGTGTTTGGACACAGACGACATCGAGCGTGCTTGGAACTTGGACTACCGGTCCTGGCAATGATTCAGGAGGACATGTCCGACAAGGATCTCTTCGAAGAGATGAGCAGGGAAAACGAACAGCGAAAAGACCTGTCGGCGTATGAACTCGCCATGCATTACAGACGAGGGATTGATCTCAAACTCTACCGAAACTGGTCGGAGATCGCAGCCGTACTGGGGAAAACCAAAAGTTTGATGAGCCGGTACAGCGCACTTGCTGAACTGCCTGATGCTGTTGTGGATGCGTTTCGGTCGCCAAGCGATATCCAGCCGAAGTGGGCTGAAAAGTTACGGCAGGTCATTGATGTTGATTCCGCCGCGGTTATAAGTGCAGCGAAAGCAGTCGCAGGCAAGTCTCTTCCGCCAAAGGCGATTTACGAAGCCCTTATCAATCGAAGCGCCCAGAAGTTCACCCGGGTGAACTTTTCGTTCGGCACTTGGAATGAGACGGACAAGAAGGCAACCATTGACATTGATAAGTCAACCCTAGGGCCAGAAAAATTGGAATCGCTTCGCGCTTTCCTGGCATCACTACAGTCTGAGAGCTCACCCGGGTGA
- a CDS encoding phage integrase family protein produces the protein MANQPQQLTLPPPRTYTRTDFTALRAFVQRLPAATIARLYYDPEYAPHAASADAMERYLRTMRDDLVQLALRHGSPVLADHLKASIRQHGSAKLTAMTLRMVEQASTLAAAVPLPAHAVHLWFRPLIAQRLNGEGIGTLGALIDYCNARGGSWWRSVPRIGALRARTIVAWLRRHEATLGGKVDADVDTTSLAPTSASEGKGDDRVIVVGGDPGEPRLAPFEHLAVPAELSGASGFNRAASFAFIRAEHDLAAVHAYLHRYRDRPTTLRAYTRELERLILWSVVVRRKALSSLTVEDCEAYKDFLQAPLASFTGPKRPRSSGRWRPFAPEGLSADSQAYAVRVLRAAFAWLVEVRYLAGNPWSAVHEPATVTRELSVQVHRALPASLWTWVRQALDARCDGFKGGVPESDDEARQWRAARAAILLMGDSGLRRAEAALARREDVRLAEVTADGRASRSSIPRSPSQPTLRNSVESKRGSSTVWTLTVIGKRRKQRTVPVSGATVAALRAHWRDRGRDFNAPHAQGPLIAPQWIPATPAALGRHDAPTEEGPYTVDAFGRLVKTAVQRLARESAALADFSTDDLVQLANTSAHAFRHTFGTRAVAREMPTDVVQAILGHASLQTTSIYVRAERRRMLEAAARYYADEAE, from the coding sequence ATGGCCAATCAACCGCAACAGCTGACCTTGCCTCCGCCGCGCACCTACACGCGCACCGACTTCACCGCGCTGCGTGCGTTCGTGCAACGCCTGCCGGCAGCCACCATCGCGCGGCTTTACTACGATCCCGAGTACGCGCCGCACGCGGCGAGCGCCGACGCGATGGAGCGGTATCTGCGCACCATGCGCGATGACTTGGTGCAGCTGGCGTTACGGCACGGCTCGCCGGTGCTGGCCGACCACCTGAAGGCGTCGATCAGACAGCACGGCAGCGCGAAGCTCACCGCGATGACCCTGCGCATGGTCGAGCAGGCATCGACCCTCGCCGCGGCGGTGCCGCTTCCTGCGCACGCGGTGCACCTATGGTTCCGGCCATTGATCGCGCAGCGTCTCAACGGAGAGGGCATCGGCACGCTCGGCGCGCTGATCGACTACTGCAATGCCCGCGGCGGCAGCTGGTGGCGCTCGGTGCCGCGCATCGGCGCGTTGCGCGCGCGGACGATCGTCGCGTGGCTGCGGCGGCATGAGGCGACACTGGGCGGCAAGGTCGACGCCGACGTCGACACGACATCCCTGGCGCCAACAAGCGCGAGCGAAGGGAAGGGCGACGATCGCGTGATCGTGGTCGGCGGCGATCCGGGCGAACCGCGGCTCGCGCCGTTCGAGCACCTGGCGGTGCCGGCCGAGTTGTCGGGGGCGAGCGGTTTCAATCGCGCCGCGAGTTTTGCGTTCATTCGCGCCGAGCACGATCTCGCCGCGGTGCACGCATATCTGCACCGCTATCGCGACCGGCCGACCACCTTGCGCGCGTACACGCGTGAACTCGAGCGGCTGATTCTGTGGAGCGTGGTGGTGCGGCGCAAAGCGCTGTCATCGCTGACCGTCGAGGACTGCGAGGCGTACAAGGATTTTTTGCAGGCGCCGCTGGCGTCGTTCACCGGACCGAAGCGGCCCCGCAGCAGCGGGCGGTGGCGCCCGTTCGCGCCGGAGGGTTTGTCGGCCGACAGTCAGGCGTATGCGGTGCGCGTGCTGCGCGCGGCGTTCGCGTGGCTGGTGGAGGTGCGCTATCTCGCCGGCAATCCGTGGAGCGCGGTGCACGAACCGGCGACGGTGACACGCGAACTATCCGTGCAAGTCCACCGGGCGCTGCCCGCGAGCTTATGGACGTGGGTGCGTCAGGCGCTCGATGCCCGCTGCGACGGGTTCAAGGGTGGCGTGCCGGAGTCGGACGACGAGGCGCGACAGTGGCGTGCCGCGCGGGCGGCGATCTTACTGATGGGCGATTCTGGACTGCGGCGGGCGGAAGCGGCGCTCGCGCGTCGCGAAGATGTGCGCCTCGCCGAGGTGACCGCCGATGGGCGCGCGTCGCGCAGTTCCATACCCCGCTCACCGTCGCAACCAACGCTGCGGAACTCGGTCGAGTCGAAGCGCGGCAGTTCGACCGTCTGGACACTGACCGTCATCGGTAAGCGCCGCAAACAGCGCACGGTGCCGGTCAGCGGCGCGACCGTCGCGGCGCTGCGCGCCCACTGGCGCGACCGCGGACGCGACTTCAACGCGCCACACGCGCAGGGGCCGCTGATTGCGCCGCAATGGATCCCGGCCACGCCAGCCGCGCTCGGGCGGCACGATGCCCCGACGGAGGAAGGGCCGTACACCGTCGATGCATTCGGGCGGCTCGTGAAAACGGCGGTGCAACGGCTCGCCAGGGAGAGTGCCGCGCTGGCCGACTTCAGCACCGACGACCTGGTGCAGTTGGCGAACACGTCGGCGCATGCTTTCAGGCACACGTTCGGCACACGCGCGGTCGCACGAGAAATGCCGACCGATGTGGTCCAAGCCATTCTCGGTCACGCGTCGTTGCAGACGACGTCGATTTATGTGCGGGCTGAACGACGCCGCATGCTCGAGGCGGCGGCCCGCTATTACGCGGATGAAGCGGAGTGA
- a CDS encoding antitoxin Xre/MbcA/ParS toxin-binding domain-containing protein: MLLVSPEQIAAVMALPSIPHSVAELDAQVREGLPKSALKEGVEHATRSAEERRALLARIVPEATFKRRRDKLSPDESEKTERLARIVATARYVWDDEADTREFLNTAHPLLEGRTPVEVALTELGARRVEELLWKLFYGLPA; the protein is encoded by the coding sequence ATGCTGCTGGTGTCGCCCGAACAAATTGCCGCGGTGATGGCGCTGCCGTCCATTCCGCACTCGGTCGCCGAGCTCGACGCGCAGGTGCGCGAGGGGCTGCCGAAGTCCGCGCTCAAGGAAGGCGTGGAGCACGCGACGCGCAGCGCCGAGGAACGGCGCGCGCTGCTCGCCCGCATCGTGCCGGAAGCGACGTTTAAACGCCGCCGCGACAAGCTCAGTCCCGACGAGTCGGAAAAGACCGAGCGGCTCGCCCGGATCGTCGCGACCGCCCGCTACGTGTGGGATGACGAGGCGGATACGCGCGAGTTCTTGAACACCGCGCACCCGCTGCTCGAAGGGCGCACCCCGGTCGAGGTCGCGCTGACCGAACTGGGCGCGCGGCGCGTCGAGGAGCTGCTGTGGAAGCTGTTTTATGGGCTGCCCGCATGA
- the trfA gene encoding plasmid replication initiator TrfA, which yields MTKKTPSLISSEFLESPATTEKVAAKETALEIVARLEKSLAGRKSANQQSPRPPTRVQIPLWSEDHRPVLHDLVRSALFTCGQRDARMDLKAKPICALEHIKITYTGEELRQRDYDVYLQILHLSRGATVDNRQEWVEFEARSLIKMLGWTQNSRSLVELRETIRRLTACALEVTRSRTKSSAPVVYGGPLLLKYAGAQEGGFDEVTFWKVQINSEVAAQLKPGDYTRIDWQIRTKLSPLEKWLHAFYSTNQHPYPMKVETIHKLCGSRMAEVKFFRRAIKAALDRLTEVGFLSSWELDETDKVRVVRSQMLTANADRVASDAGPLTQG from the coding sequence ATGACAAAGAAAACGCCGAGTTTGATTTCCTCCGAATTTCTTGAATCCCCAGCTACGACCGAGAAGGTAGCGGCCAAGGAGACAGCTCTCGAGATCGTCGCAAGGCTAGAGAAATCCCTCGCCGGGCGGAAGAGCGCAAATCAACAGTCGCCACGACCACCGACTCGTGTCCAGATTCCGCTATGGTCGGAAGACCATCGGCCCGTGCTGCACGATCTGGTTCGGTCCGCGCTCTTCACCTGCGGGCAAAGGGATGCACGTATGGATCTCAAGGCGAAGCCGATCTGTGCGCTAGAACACATCAAGATCACGTACACAGGAGAGGAACTGCGCCAGCGCGACTATGACGTCTACTTGCAGATCCTCCATTTGTCTCGCGGTGCCACTGTTGACAATCGACAGGAGTGGGTCGAGTTCGAGGCCCGTTCTCTCATAAAGATGCTGGGCTGGACTCAAAACTCTCGCAGCCTCGTAGAACTGCGGGAAACCATACGTCGATTAACGGCGTGCGCGCTGGAAGTAACTCGCTCCCGCACGAAAAGCAGCGCTCCCGTGGTCTATGGCGGACCACTCCTGCTGAAATACGCCGGTGCGCAAGAGGGCGGTTTTGACGAAGTGACCTTTTGGAAGGTGCAGATAAACAGCGAGGTCGCAGCACAGCTCAAACCTGGGGATTACACACGTATCGATTGGCAAATCAGGACCAAGCTTTCTCCTTTGGAGAAGTGGCTGCATGCCTTCTACTCGACCAATCAACATCCGTATCCGATGAAGGTCGAGACAATACACAAGCTATGTGGATCTCGTATGGCTGAGGTCAAATTTTTCCGCCGCGCGATCAAAGCCGCACTAGACCGCTTGACGGAAGTAGGGTTCCTTTCGTCTTGGGAATTGGACGAAACTGACAAGGTAAGGGTGGTCCGCAGTCAAATGCTTACTGCCAACGCCGATAGGGTAGCGAGCGACGCGGGTCCGTTGACCCAAGGCTAA
- a CDS encoding helix-turn-helix domain-containing protein, translating to MKRISAASDGTGYLIGLGRAIRALRKERGLSQEVLAHEAHIDRSHMGKIERGERNVTILNILRICEVLKWSPSQLLARAEAGNGSGSGS from the coding sequence ATGAAAAGAATCTCAGCTGCTAGTGACGGCACCGGCTATCTTATTGGTCTAGGACGGGCTATTCGCGCGCTGCGCAAGGAACGCGGCCTTTCGCAAGAGGTGCTCGCGCATGAGGCCCACATCGACCGCAGTCACATGGGAAAGATTGAACGCGGCGAGCGGAACGTCACGATCCTTAACATTCTTCGGATTTGCGAAGTCTTGAAATGGTCGCCTTCTCAACTATTGGCGCGTGCTGAGGCCGGCAATGGGAGTGGCTCCGGATCGTGA
- a CDS encoding cold-shock protein — MATGTVKWFNDAKGFGFITPDGGGDDLFAHFSEVRAEGFKTLAEGQKVTYDEKMGPKGKQASNIKPA; from the coding sequence ATGGCAACCGGTACGGTCAAGTGGTTCAACGATGCAAAGGGTTTTGGCTTCATCACACCGGACGGCGGCGGTGACGATCTGTTCGCGCACTTCTCGGAAGTCCGCGCCGAAGGCTTTAAAACACTCGCCGAAGGCCAGAAGGTGACCTACGACGAGAAGATGGGGCCAAAGGGCAAGCAGGCGTCGAACATCAAGCCGGCGTAA
- a CDS encoding RES family NAD+ phosphorylase has product MRIFRIADSRHPVWSGTGAMLVGGRFNSPGRPVIYGALNFAGAMLEVLVHARIGKVPKHHVWVAAQVSEDVPIERVESDDLPMGWDAPDAQVARRFGDRWIDEARSAILIVPSVVARAECNAVVNPAHPDAARLVVSAPQPVVWDQRLFAVGRDASPG; this is encoded by the coding sequence ATGCGGATTTTTAGAATCGCCGATAGCCGTCATCCGGTGTGGAGCGGCACCGGCGCGATGCTGGTCGGCGGCCGCTTCAACAGTCCGGGTCGGCCGGTGATTTACGGCGCGCTGAACTTCGCGGGGGCGATGCTCGAGGTGCTGGTACACGCGCGGATCGGCAAAGTCCCCAAGCATCATGTGTGGGTTGCAGCCCAGGTGTCCGAGGACGTGCCCATCGAGCGGGTGGAGAGCGACGATCTGCCGATGGGCTGGGACGCACCGGATGCGCAGGTCGCGCGACGCTTCGGCGACCGCTGGATCGACGAGGCGCGCTCGGCGATTTTGATTGTGCCGTCGGTGGTCGCGCGGGCGGAATGCAATGCGGTGGTGAATCCGGCGCATCCGGATGCGGCGCGCCTGGTGGTGTCCGCGCCGCAGCCGGTGGTATGGGACCAGCGGCTGTTCGCCGTCGGACGGGACGCGTCGCCCGGCTAA
- a CDS encoding AAA family ATPase — MIDPLRPEYTIDDIEDQANRVADVVERVRNSIFSPDYIKKPPTFSVAQLAALCRIDRSALMRRVAKGDLPAGKEINKSRRDFTLAEARRWARAYGRSYTRGPDDRAVVVTTGNSKGGVSKTTTTMCMAQGLSLLGYRVLCIDLDPQGSLTSLCGYLPDTQVQEEDTILPLCAGDELSLQYAVKPTYWDGLDVVGCSPVAFAAEFHIPSRQSKREPDFRFYDVLNKGLQDLRAEYDVILIDTSPTLSYLSLNAFFAADGLIMPIPPRGMDFASSSQFWTLFSGLASSIAEQAGAEKTWKFIDVLLCMTEGQGNVNESVVREWVKVAYGDKLMTGEIPKTVVSSSSGTKFSTVYDITRYTGSAKTYQTARVAYDAAVDQVEAQIRRVWVN; from the coding sequence ATGATTGATCCTTTGCGCCCTGAATACACGATCGATGACATCGAGGATCAGGCCAATCGCGTAGCGGACGTTGTAGAGCGTGTTCGGAATAGCATTTTTTCGCCGGATTACATCAAAAAGCCCCCTACTTTCTCCGTCGCCCAACTTGCTGCTCTTTGCCGCATCGATCGCAGCGCCCTCATGAGACGGGTCGCAAAGGGGGATCTTCCCGCCGGCAAGGAAATAAACAAATCCCGTCGCGATTTCACGTTGGCCGAGGCGCGGCGCTGGGCACGTGCTTACGGGCGGTCGTATACGCGAGGACCAGATGACCGGGCGGTAGTCGTAACGACCGGGAACAGCAAAGGCGGTGTAAGTAAAACGACTACGACAATGTGTATGGCACAAGGGCTGTCGCTTCTTGGGTACCGGGTGTTGTGCATAGATTTGGACCCGCAGGGGTCGCTTACGAGCCTATGCGGTTACCTGCCAGATACTCAAGTTCAAGAGGAAGACACTATTTTGCCGTTATGCGCTGGGGATGAGCTGTCGCTCCAGTATGCAGTCAAGCCGACCTACTGGGATGGACTGGACGTCGTCGGTTGTAGTCCAGTCGCCTTCGCAGCGGAGTTTCACATCCCAAGTCGACAGTCGAAGCGTGAGCCCGATTTTCGGTTCTATGACGTGCTGAACAAAGGATTGCAGGACCTTCGAGCGGAGTATGACGTCATTCTAATTGACACCTCTCCAACGCTTTCCTACTTGTCTTTGAACGCCTTCTTCGCTGCTGACGGGCTAATCATGCCGATACCACCTCGCGGCATGGACTTCGCCAGTTCGAGCCAGTTCTGGACTCTTTTTTCGGGTTTAGCTTCTTCGATTGCCGAGCAAGCGGGTGCTGAAAAGACGTGGAAATTTATCGACGTGCTGCTTTGCATGACCGAGGGGCAGGGAAATGTGAACGAAAGCGTGGTGAGGGAATGGGTAAAAGTGGCGTACGGGGACAAGCTAATGACAGGCGAAATTCCGAAGACAGTTGTATCGAGCTCGTCCGGGACGAAGTTTTCTACGGTCTATGACATAACCAGGTACACGGGTAGTGCCAAGACATATCAGACGGCGCGAGTTGCCTATGACGCAGCCGTCGACCAAGTAGAGGCTCAAATCAGGCGTGTCTGGGTTAATTGA
- a CDS encoding ISL3 family transposase has translation MTNQLFEAALGIKAPWYVQSVDFDAGKRQLTIAVDFVAGSRFGYASVAGEHPVHDTQIKRLRHLNFFQHECYLEVRVPRVRLPDGSVRLVEPDWVGQLSGFTLLFEALVLMLAQQMPFAAVARIVNLSWHRVHAICSRYVELALASADLSDVTMVAIDETSYRRGHEYLTLVADMQARRVVFVTTGKDASTIERFAAYLGQHGGKPEQVGSVSIDMSPAFIKGVDEHLPNARLTFDKFHVVAHASKALDTVRRQQQKVDPELKGMRWILLKDANKLNLAQLTDLEALISQYTTSRTARAWLYREQLREILERKQINVVSEMLQQWCTNVMRSKVEPMKDVVRLIRRHFDGIVAWTQTRQTNGFIEAINGLFQAAKRKARGYARFETMRTVLFLIAGKLDFSAFNSHAR, from the coding sequence ATGACGAACCAACTGTTTGAAGCCGCTCTGGGAATCAAGGCCCCGTGGTATGTACAAAGCGTCGACTTTGATGCCGGCAAACGCCAGCTCACGATTGCCGTGGACTTCGTCGCGGGCAGCCGGTTCGGTTATGCCAGCGTCGCCGGCGAGCATCCGGTGCACGACACGCAAATCAAGCGTCTGCGCCATCTGAATTTCTTCCAGCACGAGTGCTATCTGGAAGTACGGGTGCCGCGCGTGCGCTTGCCGGACGGCTCGGTACGGTTGGTGGAACCTGATTGGGTCGGCCAACTCAGCGGCTTCACGTTGCTGTTCGAGGCGCTCGTGCTGATGCTCGCTCAGCAGATGCCGTTTGCTGCCGTGGCGCGCATCGTCAACTTGTCGTGGCACCGGGTTCACGCCATCTGCTCGCGCTATGTGGAACTGGCGCTCGCGTCGGCGGACCTGTCGGATGTGACGATGGTGGCGATTGACGAAACCTCGTACCGGCGCGGTCATGAGTATCTGACACTGGTTGCCGACATGCAGGCGCGGCGGGTCGTGTTCGTAACAACCGGCAAGGATGCCAGCACGATTGAACGCTTCGCCGCCTATCTGGGCCAACACGGCGGCAAGCCCGAGCAGGTCGGCTCGGTCAGCATCGACATGTCGCCGGCTTTCATCAAGGGCGTCGACGAACATCTACCCAATGCGCGGCTGACCTTCGACAAGTTTCACGTCGTCGCGCACGCGTCCAAGGCGCTCGATACAGTGCGTCGGCAACAACAGAAGGTCGACCCGGAACTTAAAGGCATGCGCTGGATACTGCTGAAAGACGCGAACAAACTCAATCTGGCCCAACTGACCGACCTCGAGGCGCTTATCAGTCAGTACACCACCAGCCGCACGGCCCGCGCCTGGCTGTATCGCGAGCAACTGCGTGAGATTCTCGAGCGCAAGCAAATCAATGTCGTCTCCGAAATGTTGCAACAGTGGTGCACCAACGTCATGCGCTCGAAGGTCGAACCAATGAAGGACGTGGTGCGATTGATTCGCCGGCACTTCGACGGCATCGTCGCCTGGACCCAGACCCGCCAGACCAACGGCTTCATCGAAGCCATCAACGGACTGTTTCAGGCCGCCAAACGCAAGGCACGCGGATACGCTCGCTTCGAAACCATGCGAACGGTCCTGTTTCTCATCGCAGGCAAACTGGACTTCTCCGCCTTCAACTCGCATGCCCGCTGA